The window TCCGAAGCCACGACGGCGAAACCGCGACCGGCGTCGCCCGCGCGGGCGGCCTCGACCCCGGCGTTCAGGGCCAGCAGGTTGGTCTGGAAGGCGATCTCGTCGATGACGCCGATGATGTTGCCGATCTCGTTGGACGAACGTTCGATCTCGCCCATGGCGGTGACGGCGCGACCGACGACGGCCTGGCCCTCGACGGCCTCGCTGCGGGCGGCCTGAACCACGCCGCCCGCCTCGACGGCGTTCTCGGCCGAGCGCGACACAGTGGCTGTGATCTGCTCCAGGGCGGCGGCGGTTTCTTCCAGGGCGGCGGCCTGCTGCTCGGTGCGGCGCGACAGGTCGTTGGAGGCCTGTGAAATCTCATGGGCGCTGGCGCCGATAGCGCTGGAGCGGTCGACGATGACGCCCATGGTGCTTTGCAGCCTGGCCATCGCCCCGTTGAAGTCGGCGCGCAGCTTTTCATACTCGGGCGCGAAGCTGGTGTTCAGACGGAAGGCCAGCTGGCCGTTCGACAGACGGTCCAGGCCCGAGGCGATGCCGTCCACGACTTGAGCCTGTTGACGGGCCGCTTCGGCGTCGCGTTCGGCCTGGGCGATGCGAGCCTGTTCGGCGGCGGCGCGTTGCACCTCGGCCTCGGCTTCCAGACGCACCTTCTCCTCGGCGTTCTGTTTGAAGGTCAGAACGGCGGCGGCCATGTGGCCGATCTCGTCGCGGCGACCGATGGCGGGGATGGCGACGTTCAGGTCGCCGGCCGCCAGACGGCCCATGGCCCGCGTCATGGCTTCGACCGGACGGCTCAGCGCCCCGATCAGCCAGGCGATGGCGCCCAGGGCGATGACCAGTGCCACCAACCCGCCGATGGCGAAGCTCCAGTAGGCCTCAGTATAGGCGAAGGCCTTGGCCTTGGCGTTGGCGGCGGCGACCACCGCCTCCTTTTCCTGAATGGAGGTGATGGCGGCGCGAATGTCCGACAGGCGGGCGCCGGCCTCCAGACCGGCGACGGCCTGGGGCTGGGTGGCGGGATCGCGGGCCAGGGCGATCAGACCGTCGGCGCTCTGGTGGAAGGCGTTGACAGCGCTCTTCAGCGCCGCCTGTTCCTGCCCATAGGCGCCATTGACGTCGGCGGCGGCCAGATCGGCCAGTCGCGAGACCAGGACCTTGCCCGGCTCCTCATATTTCGGAATGAAGTCGCCGTCCCGCGTCGCCACAAAGG of the Brevundimonas pondensis genome contains:
- a CDS encoding methyl-accepting chemotaxis protein, with protein sequence MLQNLSVPKKLMLSFAAVIAACGMATMVVLWAVTVLQKADAANAASAEMFKASDLVLASAVEQQNAMRAFVATRDGDFIPKYEEPGKVLVSRLADLAAADVNGAYGQEQAALKSAVNAFHQSADGLIALARDPATQPQAVAGLEAGARLSDIRAAITSIQEKEAVVAAANAKAKAFAYTEAYWSFAIGGLVALVIALGAIAWLIGALSRPVEAMTRAMGRLAAGDLNVAIPAIGRRDEIGHMAAAVLTFKQNAEEKVRLEAEAEVQRAAAEQARIAQAERDAEAARQQAQVVDGIASGLDRLSNGQLAFRLNTSFAPEYEKLRADFNGAMARLQSTMGVIVDRSSAIGASAHEISQASNDLSRRTEQQAAALEETAAALEQITATVSRSAENAVEAGGVVQAARSEAVEGQAVVGRAVTAMGEIERSSNEIGNIIGVIDEIAFQTNLLALNAGVEAARAGDAGRGFAVVASEVRALAQRSAEAAKEIKTLISASSRQVGEGVQLVGDTGEALKRIGGQIERVTAITGEIVASSQEQSSGLQQVNTAVAQMDQVTQQNAAMVEEATAASHSLAQDARELDRMMGQFSLEDAAMDARGQQRMLERAVA